GcccttcctctcctcccaccTCTCTCATTAATCGGATCCAAAtccctctcccctctctaGCGAAATCAACCCGCAATGGCTCCCCAACCGCCATCCTTCCAATCCGCCCTCCTCGCCGGCGCCCTCGCAGGAACAACCGTCgacctctccctcttccccctcGACACCCTCAAGACCCGCCTCCAGTCCTCCGCCGGCTTCTTCCCCTCGGGCGGCTTCTCCGGCATCTACCGCGGCATCGGCTCCGCCCTCGTCGGCTCCGCCCCCGGCgcggcctttttcttctgcacCTACGAGACGGCAAAGGCCTTTTTCGGCCAGCGCAtacgcagcagcagcggcagtgGGAACGGAaatggtgatggtgatatTTCAAGGACGTGGGTGCCCGCAGACGTCCTCACGCACATGCTCGCCTCTAGCCTGGGCGAAATCGCCGCCTGCTCCGTCCGCGTGCCCACAGAGGTCGTCAAGCAGCGCGCCCAGGCCGGCCACCACGGTGGCTCTTCCGCCCAGGCGCTGGGCCATATCCTGAGCCGGTACTCTGCTCCCGGGGGCAGCCTGGCCGCGGTCTGGCGCGAGCTGTACCGCGGCTGGGGCATCACCGTCTTCCGCGAGGTGCCCTTCACCGTGATCCAGTTCCCGCTGTGGGAAGGAATGAAGGCCTGGGGCCGGAAGCGCCGCGGCGACGGCAAGGACGTGTCGGCCGGGGAGAGCGCGCTGTACGGGAGTCTGGCAGGAGGCGTGGCCG
The sequence above is drawn from the Trichoderma breve strain T069 chromosome 5, whole genome shotgun sequence genome and encodes:
- a CDS encoding mitochondrial carrier protein domain-containing protein, with the protein product MAPQPPSFQSALLAGALAGTTVDLSLFPLDTLKTRLQSSAGFFPSGGFSGIYRGIGSALVGSAPGAAFFFCTYETAKAFFGQRIRSSSGNVLTHMLASSLGEIAACSVRVPTEVVKQRAQAGHHGGSSAQALGHILSRYSAPGGSLAAVWRELYRGWGITVFREVPFTVIQFPLWEGMKAWGRKRRGDGKDVSAGESALYGSLAGGVAAASTTPLDVLKTRVMLSKERVSVGDVFRRMVRDEGVRPFFAGIAPRVTWISIGGAIFLGSYQWVINTMNSISS